Below is a genomic region from Deinococcus reticulitermitis.
AGATGGCCCGGCCCAGGCGGTGCCGGGCCTCCTGGCGGTTGCGCTGGATGCCGATGGTGCGCCGATACACCGGATCGTCGTGGTAACTCAACAGGTGGAGGGTGCTGGCGACGCGACCGAAGTGCTCCAGGGCACGCACCAGCGAGCTTTTGGGGTAGACGCCGATCACCCTGAGCACCTCCGAGGCCCGCACGGTCCGGGTCAGGAGTGACCCGGCGACGCGCAGCAGGTCGTCCCAGTGGGCCGCGATGAGCCGGGTATTGATCGGTGAGGAGGCCAGCGCGTTGAGCTGGCCGTAGTCGGCCTCCGGGTTCATCCGTCCGTACTTGCGCTCGCGCAGATCGGCCAGTTCAGGACTGAACTGGTAGCCCAGCAGGCGGAACAGGCCGAAGACCATGTACGACGAGGCCGCCGTATCCGAAATCAGTTGCCTGGGTTGCAACGCGGTGTTCTGCTCGATCATGCCGTCCAGCGCGAACAGGGAGTCCCGCAGGGTGCCGGGCACCACGATGCCGTGAAACCCGCTGAACTGATCGGACATGAAGTTGAGGTAGGTGACGCCGCTGCGAACCCCAAAGTATTTGGGGTTCTGCCCCGCGTAGATGGTCTTGACCGGCACCCGGAAGCGCAGGCCGTCCACTGAGGCCACCTGGCCGTCGCCCCACGCCGACACAGTGGGAATGGTGGCCTGGAAGTCCACCAAGCGGGCATTCGCGCGGGCGAGGGTCTCGACCCGCAGATAGTGCTGATCGACCCAGGACAGCCGTCCTCGCCGCAACGCCTCGGTTTCGGGTTGGATCACCGCCTCCAGGCCCACGTTGCAGGCCTCGGACAGCAGCACCGCGCAGACGCTCACCGCCAGATGCTCCACCCTGGTCCGCGCCTCACTCAGATGGGTGAAGGCGTCGGCAAATCCCGTCCAGCCGTGAACCTCCAGCAGCAGATCGGGCAGATCGAGGCGCGGCATCCGCTCCGCGACCGCAGCGCGCAGCCGGACCAGACTGGGCGGTTCCGGCAGGGCCTCGTCCTCCTGCAAGACCAGCACCCTTTTGCCCTCCTGCTCTTCCAGAGAGACCGCCGTGTTTTCCGGCAACCGGGCCTCCACCAGCCGATAACTCTCGTCGAGCTGGGCGCTCAGCCGCGCCAGCACCACCTGGGGATCAGGATCGAGGTCCAGGCTGCGGCAGACCTCCGCCTTCAGGGCGGTCCAGGCCCTGCCGGACAGCAGGCGCAGGCGGGGATCGTTGAACCTGAGGCTGGCAGGCACATACAGGTCGCGGCGCTTCAGCGCCGCTTGCAGCTGTTCGAGGACGCACAGGGTATAGGCCGGACGATTGAGAAGGCCCTGCTTCGGAATGAGCTTTTCCCAGTCCCCCTTGACGAGGGCCAGCGGCACCTCGGCGGCGTTGACCTGTGCCTTACGCTCCAGACTCCGCAGGGCCTGGAGGGCGGCCAGCGCCGACTGGCCGGAACTCCCGGCCTCGAACCCCACGGTCCTCAGCAGGGTTGGCAGGAACTGCTGGATGTAGCTGTAGCGGCTGAGCAGCCCCTCCAGCCGGGTTTCACTCCTGGGCCGGGTCAGCGCCTGCACCGTCTCGGCGGCGGCCTGCAACTGCTCTTGTGGCACCAGGGCCAGCACCCGGGCGGCAAAGGTGGGGAAGTCCTGGGGTGGCTGCCCCAGGCTCTCCAGAAAGGCCAGGGTGAGCTGGTTGCTGCGGCGGGCCGCCTCTTCCAGGGAGGGGAGCTGTCCGTGGCGCGCGAGGTCTTCTTTGCGCTCGATGCGGCCCAGCAGGTCGGTCAACAGGCCCTCGAACACGGTGAGCGCGTCGTCCAGCGCTTGAGCCTCCAGCCGTCGGACGGTGACCACGAGGGTAGCGATCTGCCGCTGGGGGGGCATACGCCGCAGGGCCTGGGCTTTGACCCCCAGGCCGACGCGGAACAGGGTGGTCAGCCGTTGTTCGGGAAACCCACTGAGGTCGAGCGCCGTGATCCCCACCCGCCGTACCGCTTCCACCCGCTTGAGCGCGCCGACCAGGCCGGGGGCGGAGACGGAGATCGGGGCCTTCCGGAGCTGGTCGAGCCGGGACACCGAGGACCGGGCGGGCACCTCCAGCAACGCTTCGAGCGCGGCCCGCTGGGCCGCGTTCGGCAGCGCCGCGAGGTTCTGCCACAACTGTTCGTCCACCCGGTCTTGAACCCGGGCGATCAACCGGGTCAGGGTGGTCACGCCGGGGAGCAGCACCCG
It encodes:
- a CDS encoding Tn3 family transposase — translated: MTLPDSSLPPLSGYGRYPATLTADQLHHYFRFDDQDRQALTQKKGKHNRLGYALQLATVRFLGTFLSDPLDVPAPVLKYVAQQLELPENPTKLERYRRGETRWDHRRDIQVRYGYREFSEVSAFLGLARFLYARAHLLAEPPSRLLDLSTARLVERRVLLPGVTTLTRLIARVQDRVDEQLWQNLAALPNAAQRAALEALLEVPARSSVSRLDQLRKAPISVSAPGLVGALKRVEAVRRVGITALDLSGFPEQRLTTLFRVGLGVKAQALRRMPPQRQIATLVVTVRRLEAQALDDALTVFEGLLTDLLGRIERKEDLARHGQLPSLEEAARRSNQLTLAFLESLGQPPQDFPTFAARVLALVPQEQLQAAAETVQALTRPRSETRLEGLLSRYSYIQQFLPTLLRTVGFEAGSSGQSALAALQALRSLERKAQVNAAEVPLALVKGDWEKLIPKQGLLNRPAYTLCVLEQLQAALKRRDLYVPASLRFNDPRLRLLSGRAWTALKAEVCRSLDLDPDPQVVLARLSAQLDESYRLVEARLPENTAVSLEEQEGKRVLVLQEDEALPEPPSLVRLRAAVAERMPRLDLPDLLLEVHGWTGFADAFTHLSEARTRVEHLAVSVCAVLLSEACNVGLEAVIQPETEALRRGRLSWVDQHYLRVETLARANARLVDFQATIPTVSAWGDGQVASVDGLRFRVPVKTIYAGQNPKYFGVRSGVTYLNFMSDQFSGFHGIVVPGTLRDSLFALDGMIEQNTALQPRQLISDTAASSYMVFGLFRLLGYQFSPELADLRERKYGRMNPEADYGQLNALASSPINTRLIAAHWDDLLRVAGSLLTRTVRASEVLRVIGVYPKSSLVRALEHFGRVASTLHLLSYHDDPVYRRTIGIQRNRQEARHRLGRAIFQGRHGELRQHYVAGMEDQLGSLGLVMNAIILWNARYIDLALDHLRSEGFEVREEDVQRLSPLKFEHLHLGGRYHFALTAQVPVGQFRRLRDPAELDG